One Moritella sp. Urea-trap-13 genomic window carries:
- a CDS encoding RNA polymerase sigma factor RpoD/SigA, producing MELSNESNALDVYMYQVNQSSKLLTKEEEYETALASNDGDVKARQRMIQSNLRLVINIAKRYQHTSLPLVDIIQEGNTGLIHAVEKFDATKGFRFSTYAVWWIKNNIERFIMNQSRTIRVPIHIGKVYKRILKTAREQELDLQCTHDVMALAEFLEMQYQQVNEVLSYYFNEASLDKTIVTDRDSSTALVDMLEDYSICKPNDELEDADTLCYLNEVLGHLSERDRKIIELRFGLGEEDPLTLHVIGERLSMSRERIRQIINLSLQKIQPELLQNTVQKQDYLN from the coding sequence ATGGAATTATCTAACGAGTCGAATGCACTAGACGTATATATGTATCAAGTAAACCAAAGCAGTAAGTTATTAACTAAAGAGGAAGAGTACGAAACCGCGTTAGCTTCTAATGACGGTGACGTCAAAGCTCGACAACGTATGATCCAATCTAACTTACGTTTAGTGATTAATATTGCCAAACGTTATCAACATACTTCACTGCCGCTCGTCGATATTATCCAGGAAGGGAACACTGGGTTGATCCATGCGGTCGAAAAATTTGATGCCACTAAAGGCTTTCGTTTCTCTACGTATGCAGTTTGGTGGATCAAGAATAATATCGAACGCTTTATTATGAATCAATCACGCACTATTCGCGTGCCAATTCATATTGGTAAAGTATATAAACGTATTTTAAAAACCGCACGTGAACAAGAATTAGACTTGCAGTGTACCCATGATGTGATGGCATTGGCAGAATTTCTGGAAATGCAGTACCAACAAGTTAACGAAGTGTTATCCTATTATTTCAATGAAGCAAGTTTAGATAAAACAATCGTCACGGATCGTGATTCGAGTACGGCTTTGGTTGATATGTTAGAAGATTATTCTATTTGTAAACCAAACGATGAACTCGAAGATGCAGATACATTATGCTATTTGAATGAAGTATTAGGCCATTTATCTGAACGTGATAGAAAAATCATTGAATTAAGATTTGGGTTAGGTGAAGAAGATCCACTGACTCTGCATGTTATCGGCGAACGTCTATCTATGTCTAGAGAACGAATTCGCCAAATAATTAATTTAAGTTTACAGAAAATTCAGCCTGAGTTGCTGCAAAATACAGTACAAAAACAAGATTATCTCAATTAA
- the yciA gene encoding acyl-CoA thioester hydrolase YciA, producing the protein MTDKTAVENNQKASSDKSRIPTGSLILRTLAMPADTNANGDIFGGWIMSQMDIAGGILAKEIAQGRVATISVDGMTFHQPVTVGDVVCCYGTCSRIGNSSMTIKLEIWVKPVINAPKFNFRYIVTEATFTYVAIDDNGKSRRIERTCEV; encoded by the coding sequence ATGACAGATAAAACAGCAGTAGAAAATAACCAGAAAGCGTCATCAGACAAATCAAGGATCCCAACGGGCAGTTTGATTTTACGTACGTTAGCAATGCCTGCTGATACCAATGCCAATGGTGATATTTTTGGTGGTTGGATCATGTCGCAAATGGATATCGCTGGCGGTATTTTAGCGAAAGAGATCGCGCAGGGCAGAGTGGCCACTATTTCGGTAGATGGCATGACATTTCACCAACCTGTTACTGTGGGTGATGTGGTTTGTTGCTATGGTACATGTTCACGCATTGGTAATTCATCAATGACGATTAAGTTAGAAATTTGGGTTAAGCCCGTGATCAACGCTCCTAAATTTAACTTCCGTTATATCGTTACCGAAGCGACATTCACCTATGTCGCAATTGATGATAATGGTAAGTCACGTCGTATTGAGCGTACCTGTGAAGTCTAA